Proteins encoded by one window of Sorex araneus isolate mSorAra2 chromosome 3, mSorAra2.pri, whole genome shotgun sequence:
- the BDKRB1 gene encoding B1 bradykinin receptor — protein sequence MAVDAQTPDHRSLRTASWSLLESPVAPPSQPPPPNATTCDNVPEVWAALQRTLPGCIVAVCALGLLGNLFVLSVFLAPRRRLSAAETYLANLAASDLVFSLGLPFWAENVRNAFHWPFGGALCRVVNGMIKANLFISIFLVVAISQDRYQVLVHPVASRRRPRRRRARATCALVWALGGVLSVPTFLLRSLSAVPGLNITACVLQLPHPAWHYARLVELSVLGFLLPLAALVFFNGHILGALWARREGPGAQGAGARGSKTTALILTLVGAFVLCWAPYHFFVLLDLLFQVGAVQGCFLENFVDLGLVVANFFAFLNSCLNPVLYVFVGRLFRTKAWELFRQCTPRGLASATSTRRQSHQLTGWN from the coding sequence GTCCCTGCGGACGGCATCCTGGTCCCTCCTGGAGTCTCCCGTGGCGCCCCCGAGCCAGCCGCCGCCGCCCAACGCCACGACCTGCGACAACGTGCCCGAGGTGTGGGCGGCGCTGCAGCGGACGCTGCCCGGCTGCATCGTGGCCGTGTGCGCGCTGGGCCTGCTGGGCAACCTCTTCGTGCTGTCCGTCTTCCTGGCGCCGCGGCGGCGCCTCAGCGCGGCCGAGACCTACCTGGCCAACCTGGCGGCGTCCGACCTGGTCTTCAGCCTGGGCTTGCCCTTCTGGGCCGAGAACGTCCGCAATGCGTTCCACTGGCCCTTCGGGGGCGCGCTGTGCCGCGTGGTCAACGGGATGATCAAGGCCAACCTGTTCATCAGCATCTTCCTCGTCGTGGCCATCAGCCAGGACCGCTACCAGGTGCTGGTGCACCCCGTGGCCAGCAGGaggcgcccgcgccgccgccgcgcccgggcCACCTGCGCGCTGGTCTGGGCGCTGGGCGGGGTCCTGAGCGTGCCCACCTTCCTGCTGCGCTCCCTGAGCGCCGTGCCCGGCCTCAACATCACGGCCTGCGTGCTGCAGCTGCCGCACCCCGCCTGGCACTACGCGCGCCTGGTGGAGCTCAGCGTGCTGGGCTTCCTGCTGCCGCTGGCCGCGCTGGTCTTCTTCAACGGCCACATCCTGGGCGCGCTGTGGGCGCGGCGCGAGGGGCCTGGCGCGCAGGGCGCGGGGGCCCGCGGCAGCAAGACCACGGCGCTCATCCTCACGCTCGTGGGCGCCTTCGTGCTCTGCTGGGCGCCCTACCACTTCTTCGTGCTCCTGGATCTGCTGTTCCAGGTGGGCGCCGTGCAGGGGTGCTTCTTGGAGAACTTCGTCGACCTGGGCCTGGTGGTGGCCAACTTCTTCGCCTTCCTCAACAGCTGCCTCAACCCGGTGCTCTACGTCTTCGTGGGGCGGCTGTTCAGGACCAAGGCCTGGGAGCTGTTCCGGCAGTGCACCCCGCGCGGCCTGGCCTCGGCCACCTCCACCCGCAGGCAGAGCCACCAGCTGACCGGGTGGAATTAG